One window of the Camelina sativa cultivar DH55 chromosome 1, Cs, whole genome shotgun sequence genome contains the following:
- the LOC104788969 gene encoding uncharacterized protein LOC104788969: MADFRTMTQNYTHGIIGKTEFNSLLLRGLKEKYLRDRMIDEKKTKEENPNHNDPKVSTAAGPRIRVKLYSTNPEEKMEVQSEVKEKLSDLLKAIEERLSSSEMRLYTSLCKGFHSHRFGYDKFVTYLLQLIEQHKTLYQRFMRLAYCDKGKQKVGVGETRHDQDCLGGDPKIGPQERGVDETNLERKNKKRILSPKDSNLPLKKRKRSKPQRRVTPNYRLIPEGLRSPVSDPVLNNTYVVKRYDFEGGNRSRRRDD; this comes from the coding sequence ATGGCAGATTTTAGAACCATGACTCAAAACTATACTCACGGTATAATCGGAAAGACCGAATTCAATAGTCTTCTTTTGCGTgggctaaaagaaaaatatcttcgTGATCGGATGATtgatgagaagaagacgaaagaagaaaaccctaatcataaTGATCCAAAGGTTAGTACTGCTGCCGGTCCACGGATTAGGGTTAAACTATATAGTACCAACCCTGAAGAGAAGATGGAAGTCCAATCAGAAGTGAAAGAGAAGTTGAGTGACTTATTGAAGGCCATCGAGGAGAGACTAAGTTCGTCGGAGATGAGACTCTACACTTCCTTGTGTAAAGGCTTCCATTCCCATAGATTCGGCTATGACAAATTCGTTACGTATCTTCTACAGTTGATAGAGCAACACAAGACTCTTTACCAACGCTTCATGCGACTTGCCTACTGtgataaaggaaaacaaaaagttggAGTTGGAGAGACCCGACACGATCAAGACTGTCTTGGTGGTGATCCAAAGATTGGCCCCCAAGAACGAGGGGTGGATGAGACCAACTTGgagagaaagaataagaaaagaatcTTGTCTCCAAAGGATTCGAACCTCCCtctgaagaaaaggaaaaggtctAAGCCTCAACGACGAGTGACACCTAACTATAGGCTTATCCCCGAGGGGCTACGGTCACCGGTCTCAGACCCGGTTCTGAACAACACGTATGTTGTGAAGAGATATGATTTCGAGGGAGGTAACCGGAGTCGAAGAAGAGATGATTAA
- the LOC104788991 gene encoding glycine-rich cell wall structural protein 1-like, producing the protein MAMKFSSVTNLVLLSATTLLLVHASARTLQQTQTLPLLGGVAAPTKSESPTTVDAPLDDQKNFIYGAGIGGAAGVGGFFGMPGGGTGMTLPSGTPLLGGAGGAFGGLGGAMGFPGGLGGGSSGGGVPSSSGGSP; encoded by the coding sequence atggCGATGAAGTTCTCATCAGTTACTAATCTCGTGCTTCTCTCTGCAACTACGTTGCTTTTGGTCCACGCAAGTGCTCGCACTTTGCAGCAAACTCAGACTCTGCCTCTCCTCGGAGGAGTCGCTGCTCCTACCAAATCTGAGTCTCCTACCACCGTTGATGCCCCTCTCGATGATCAGAAGAACTTCATTTATGGTGCCGGAATCGGCGGTGCTGCCGGAGTTGGCGGATTCTTTGGAATGCCTGGTGGTGGCACCGGCATGACATTGCCGTCTGGGACGCCGCTTCTTGGTGGGGCTGGTGGTGCGTTTGGTGGTTTGGGCGGTGCAATGGGATTCCCTGGTGGACTTGGTGGTGGATCTAGTGGTGGTGGTGTTCCGAGCTCAAGCGGTGGTTCTCCTTAA
- the LOC104707272 gene encoding putative F-box protein At3g23960, which yields MVCLRSERIVKGRATPLDVSVIYNPSTGEFLTLPETKTTKTTRDLSFRWRSYLGYDPVKKQHKVLSMAYMKQHEKKYQKYEKCVEFQVLSLGTGKLTWNVVESCISHFPPEARSEICINGVLYYRAEVKDSSGVTMSVVSFDFRSEKFNVLKFMESFTLSDTTALVNYNGKLGVLMTDEYGGFVTRRSTCFELWILEDLVKHEWSKHMYELPPLWKNVGHDGLHFDGMIGTDEIVLLSSGVDDVPYVLYYNIKRKMIVRVEIKGIKPFMVEGFHIFLNHVENVKLIQA from the coding sequence ATGGTCTGTCTTAGAAGCGAGCGTATCGTAAAGGGAAGGGCAACACCACTGGATGTGTCGGTTATATATAACCCTAGCACCGGAGAATTTCTAACGTTACCTGAAACCAAGACGACAAAGACGACGAGGGACCTGTCTTTTAGGTGGCGGAGCTATTTAGGGTATGATCCGGTTAAGAAACAACATAAGGTCTTGTCCATGGCATATATGAAACAACATGAAAAGAAGTATCAGAAATATGAGAAATGTGTGGAGTTTCAAGTTCTAAGTCTCGGAACTGGAAAGCTAACATGGAATGTTGTCGAATCTTGCATATCCCATTTTCCTCCTGAAGCACGTAGTgagatatgcatcaatggtgttttgtattatcGAGCTGAGGTTAAAGACTCTTCCGGGGTTACCATGtctgttgtttcttttgattttaggtCTGAGAAGTTCAACGTTCTTAAATTCATGGAAAGTTTTACTCTGTCTGATACAACAGCCTTGGTAAACTATAATGGAAAATTAGGTGTGCTGATGACAGACGAGTATGGCGGTTTTGTTACAAGGAGAAGTACATGTTTTGAGTTGTGGATTCTTGAAGACTTGGTAAAACATGAATGGTCCAAGCACATGTATGAATTGCCTCCTTTGTGGAAGAATGTAGGTCACGATGGGTTGCATTTTGATGGAATGATAGGTACAGACGAAATTGTGTTGTTGTCTTCCGGTGTAGATGATGTGCCTTACGTTTTGTACTACAATATCAAGAGAAAGATGATCGTAAGAGTGGAAATCAAAGGAATCAAACCGTTTATGGTTGAAGGATTTCACATCTTTCTAAACCACGTAGAGAACGTGAAGCTTATTCAAGCATAG